A section of the Paenibacillus odorifer genome encodes:
- the lpdA gene encoding dihydrolipoyl dehydrogenase: MTISCDVAILGGGTGGYVAAIRAAQLGKSVVVIEMDKLGGTCLHRGCIPSKSLLRSAEVYAEINESESYGIETSGVQLVFPKVQKRKEAVVEQLHQGVQYLMRKNKIQVVKGKGRVTGPSIFSPRSGAVAVELEDGEMETVVSSHLIIATGSRPRVLPGLEPDGKVILSSDEALTLEELPSSIIIVGGGVIGVEWASMLADFGVQVTVVEAAGQLLPQEDEEIAKELQRLLKKRGVKVLTETTVDAATCQVTEDGISIEARKGEQSQSLSAEKLLVSVGRVANIENIGLENTDIRFDKGIIAVNASMQTAEPHIYAIGDCIGGLQLAHAASHEGIMAVNHLSGEKLHPYHTHLVPRCVYTRPEVASVGYTVKEAKELGHDVVIGKFPFSAIGKAIVYGQKDGFVKVVADRSSGDILGVQMIGPHVTDLIGEAALAQLLDATPWEIGEAIHAHPTLSEIIGEAMLAVDGRSIGF; the protein is encoded by the coding sequence ATGACAATTTCATGTGACGTGGCCATACTTGGCGGAGGTACTGGAGGGTATGTGGCGGCTATTCGCGCTGCACAGCTTGGAAAGTCCGTTGTCGTCATCGAAATGGACAAACTTGGAGGAACCTGTCTGCATCGGGGCTGCATTCCTAGTAAATCACTGCTCCGTAGTGCAGAGGTATATGCTGAAATCAATGAGAGTGAGAGCTATGGCATTGAGACAAGCGGTGTACAGCTGGTATTCCCAAAGGTACAGAAACGCAAAGAAGCTGTAGTTGAGCAACTTCATCAAGGCGTACAATATTTGATGCGCAAAAATAAAATACAAGTTGTCAAAGGTAAAGGGCGCGTAACGGGTCCTTCTATTTTTTCTCCGCGCAGCGGTGCTGTAGCTGTGGAACTGGAAGATGGGGAGATGGAAACAGTAGTTTCCAGCCATCTTATTATCGCTACGGGCTCACGCCCACGAGTATTGCCTGGTCTCGAACCAGACGGGAAAGTGATTCTTAGCAGTGATGAAGCGCTCACGCTCGAAGAGCTGCCATCTTCTATCATTATTGTGGGCGGCGGTGTAATTGGTGTCGAATGGGCTTCAATGCTGGCTGATTTTGGAGTGCAGGTGACTGTGGTTGAAGCGGCAGGTCAGTTACTGCCTCAAGAGGATGAAGAGATAGCTAAGGAACTGCAACGGTTGTTGAAAAAGCGTGGTGTTAAGGTACTGACTGAAACTACAGTGGATGCTGCAACCTGCCAGGTAACGGAGGATGGAATTTCGATCGAAGCCCGTAAGGGAGAGCAAAGTCAAAGCCTATCCGCAGAAAAATTGCTTGTATCCGTAGGCAGAGTGGCCAACATCGAGAATATTGGTCTTGAAAACACAGATATTCGCTTTGACAAAGGGATTATTGCTGTAAACGCTAGTATGCAGACGGCAGAACCGCATATTTATGCGATTGGTGACTGCATCGGCGGGCTTCAATTGGCTCATGCAGCCAGTCATGAAGGGATTATGGCGGTTAACCATCTATCTGGTGAGAAGCTACATCCTTACCATACACATTTAGTACCACGTTGTGTCTATACTCGGCCTGAGGTAGCAAGTGTGGGCTACACCGTGAAGGAAGCTAAAGAGCTTGGACATGATGTAGTGATTGGCAAGTTCCCATTTTCCGCCATTGGTAAGGCAATTGTATATGGCCAGAAGGACGGATTTGTCAAAGTTGTAGCCGATCGTAGCAGTGGAGATATTCTTGGTGTGCAGATGATTGGTCCTCATGTGACGGATCTAATTGGAGAAGCGGCCTTGGCACAGCTTCTGGATGCAACACCTTGGGAGATTGGTGAAGCTATACATGCTCACCCTACCCTTTCGGAGATTATCGGAGAAGCAATGTTAGCTGTGGATGGAAGATCTATTGGATTTTAG
- a CDS encoding DUF2627 domain-containing protein: protein MKLLISRFIAILILVFPGLIAMKGFLMMKDDIFDYISMHGDDTVVPHFAWLHFGGGLLLFAAGMTFLGGWILARDRKKNYVGPRFKEKQKAKQAGTQETIS from the coding sequence ATGAAACTGTTAATTTCACGCTTCATTGCCATCCTTATTCTTGTGTTTCCGGGCTTAATAGCAATGAAGGGCTTCCTTATGATGAAGGATGATATTTTTGATTACATATCCATGCATGGTGATGATACCGTTGTGCCCCACTTTGCTTGGCTGCATTTCGGTGGTGGATTGCTGCTCTTCGCAGCTGGCATGACTTTCCTTGGTGGCTGGATTCTGGCTAGGGACCGTAAGAAGAATTACGTAGGTCCAAGGTTCAAGGAGAAGCAAAAGGCGAAACAAGCCGGAACGCAGGAAACGATCTCTTAA
- a CDS encoding ABC transporter ATP-binding protein yields MFKALIEPFRHPKPNFELGVGRSLGTASGGKPKAKAKDWSGTLIRIWSYLAERKAKLILVLIMVVFSSALALLGPYMIGRAVDNYLEGTGGRSWVVFLTSLACVYIFYSLTSWLQNIWMIEIAQETVLRMRTELFSHLHRLPISFFNRRQQGEIMSRLTNDIENVSSTLNSSAIQIFSSVLTLLGTVGVMLWLSPLLTLLTFLVVPLMLLGMRWITRRTGPLFKERQRNVGELNGYIEETLSGQRIIKAFSQEERVISGFHERNKRIMLSGYWAQSISGFIPKLMNGLNNLSFAIVAGIGGLLAIRGSITVGVIIVFVEYTRQFTRPLNDLANQWNTLLSAVAGAERVFEVLDEETEAKDEGAAISLETVQGAVKFENVAFSYDGGSNTLQDISFEAKPGEMIALVGPTGAGKTTLIGLLSRFYDPNQGKITLDGLDITSIRRESLRSHMAFVLQDSFLFKGSIRDNIRYGRLDASDEEVEEAAKLANAHSFIMRMPEGYERMLSADGSGISQGQKQLLSIARAILANPSMLVLDEATSSIDTVTEIKIQEGLQALMKGRTSFVIAHRLGTIRAADRILVLQGGRLLQQGSHEELLKQSGLYSELVQGRRKEALDKAGI; encoded by the coding sequence ATGTTCAAAGCATTAATTGAACCTTTTCGTCATCCTAAACCGAACTTTGAACTTGGCGTGGGACGAAGTCTAGGGACAGCATCTGGCGGCAAACCCAAAGCAAAGGCGAAGGATTGGTCAGGGACGCTGATCCGGATCTGGAGTTATCTAGCTGAGCGTAAAGCCAAGCTTATTCTTGTACTGATCATGGTTGTCTTCAGCTCAGCGCTAGCGCTGCTGGGGCCATACATGATTGGCAGAGCGGTGGATAATTATCTGGAAGGTACCGGCGGGCGCTCATGGGTTGTTTTTCTGACAAGCCTTGCTTGTGTGTACATTTTTTATTCTCTGACTTCTTGGCTGCAAAACATATGGATGATCGAAATTGCTCAAGAAACTGTATTACGGATGCGTACGGAGCTATTCTCCCATTTACACCGTCTGCCCATTTCCTTTTTTAATCGGAGACAGCAGGGAGAAATTATGAGCCGTCTTACCAATGATATCGAGAACGTCAGCTCTACGTTGAATAGCTCGGCTATTCAGATATTTTCAAGTGTCTTAACCTTGCTGGGAACCGTAGGGGTTATGCTGTGGCTTAGTCCCTTGTTGACGCTGCTCACATTCCTCGTCGTGCCTTTGATGTTGTTAGGCATGCGCTGGATTACACGCCGTACAGGTCCACTATTTAAAGAACGTCAGCGCAATGTAGGGGAGCTTAACGGTTATATTGAGGAGACCTTATCCGGACAACGGATTATCAAGGCTTTTTCACAAGAGGAACGGGTCATCTCCGGTTTTCATGAACGCAACAAGCGAATTATGCTGTCAGGTTACTGGGCGCAGTCCATTTCTGGTTTCATCCCCAAGCTTATGAATGGTCTTAATAATCTCAGCTTCGCCATTGTTGCAGGAATTGGTGGTCTGCTTGCGATCCGTGGGTCGATTACAGTGGGTGTGATCATCGTATTCGTTGAATATACCCGCCAGTTTACTCGTCCGCTTAATGATTTAGCGAATCAGTGGAATACCTTGCTTTCAGCGGTGGCAGGGGCAGAACGGGTGTTTGAAGTGCTGGACGAAGAGACCGAGGCTAAAGATGAAGGTGCAGCCATATCACTTGAAACTGTACAGGGTGCGGTGAAGTTTGAAAATGTAGCTTTTTCTTATGATGGAGGTTCTAACACGCTGCAGGATATCAGCTTTGAAGCGAAGCCTGGTGAGATGATCGCTTTAGTTGGACCTACCGGTGCAGGCAAAACAACGCTAATAGGGCTGTTATCCCGTTTTTATGATCCTAATCAGGGGAAAATCACGCTGGATGGCTTAGATATCACTTCGATTCGGCGGGAAAGCTTGAGAAGTCATATGGCCTTTGTATTGCAGGATTCCTTTTTGTTCAAAGGGAGTATCCGCGATAACATCCGGTACGGGAGGCTGGATGCGTCCGATGAAGAGGTTGAAGAGGCGGCTAAGCTGGCCAATGCCCATTCTTTTATTATGCGAATGCCCGAAGGTTATGAACGGATGCTCTCGGCGGATGGCAGCGGTATAAGCCAAGGGCAGAAGCAGCTGCTCTCCATTGCGAGAGCGATTCTTGCTAACCCCTCTATGCTTGTGCTTGATGAAGCAACCAGCAGTATTGATACAGTGACCGAGATCAAGATTCAGGAAGGGCTGCAGGCGCTGATGAAAGGGCGAACGAGCTTCGTCATCGCTCATAGACTTGGCACGATTCGTGCGGCTGATCGAATTCTTGTGCTTCAGGGCGGCAGATTATTGCAGCAAGGCTCTCATGAAGAGCTGCTGAAGCAAAGCGGACTGTACAGTGAGTTGGTACAGGGGCGGCGGAAAGAGGCGCTTGATAAGGCGGGTATTTAA
- a CDS encoding ABC transporter ATP-binding protein — translation MALIFSFLKKYKVAAIAALVMMLIELTVELSQPLIISKIIDLGIREKDTSVVWLWGSILIGSAVVAFTAGVLSSFFAAHASQSFAFDLRDKLYEKVQSFTYEVFNRFATSSLITRLTGDVSQLQDTIFMSLRFMTRVPLVVVGSVIMALVVHVKLGLLLTVALPLLIFFLYWIMRKASLLFRTVQQRLDGVNGVIQENLTGIRLIRVFVRMGYEIERFTVFSGNLMRSTVSALRLTETTMPFVMLIVNAAILAILWFGRIAISNGDATLGQTVAVINYSLRTIGALSAISGLVVTFSRARASSQRVSEVMEAGAGVHEGGTLQGEPIQGHVKFEGVCFKYPNSDISVLEDIHFEVAAGERVAIMGATGSGKSSLVSLIPRLYEETDGTIWIDGEKSADIDIFRLRRSIGYVPQELQLFSGSIRNNIAWGNEHATLEQIQQAAAAAQIHETVKGLPDGYDTMLGQRGVNLSGGQKQRLTIARALVRKPAMLILDDSTSALDAVTEGLLLEALKDISCTTFLITQKISSTASADLILLLDEGRLIGKGSHKELMASSELYRKIYESQVEEAKQHVQSIN, via the coding sequence ATGGCTTTGATTTTCTCTTTTCTCAAAAAATATAAGGTAGCTGCAATAGCTGCCCTTGTAATGATGCTCATTGAATTGACGGTAGAATTATCACAGCCTTTGATCATTTCCAAAATCATTGACTTAGGGATCCGAGAAAAAGATACCTCTGTAGTATGGCTGTGGGGCAGTATATTGATCGGCAGCGCGGTAGTTGCGTTTACAGCCGGGGTACTCAGTTCTTTTTTTGCTGCCCATGCAAGTCAGAGCTTTGCGTTCGATCTTAGGGACAAATTGTACGAAAAGGTACAGTCTTTTACGTATGAAGTATTCAATCGTTTTGCTACCTCGTCACTGATTACCCGTCTGACTGGTGATGTATCACAGCTGCAGGATACTATTTTTATGAGCTTGCGCTTTATGACACGGGTGCCACTTGTTGTGGTAGGCAGTGTGATTATGGCGTTAGTTGTTCATGTGAAGCTGGGATTACTGCTGACGGTGGCGTTACCTTTGTTGATTTTTTTCCTCTACTGGATTATGAGAAAAGCTTCCTTGTTATTTCGTACGGTCCAGCAGCGTTTAGACGGAGTTAATGGCGTGATTCAGGAGAATCTTACGGGTATTCGCTTGATCCGCGTATTTGTGCGTATGGGGTATGAGATTGAACGTTTCACGGTATTTAGCGGGAATTTGATGAGATCAACGGTGTCTGCCTTGCGTTTGACTGAGACGACGATGCCTTTTGTTATGCTTATTGTGAATGCGGCGATTTTGGCGATTTTATGGTTTGGACGGATAGCCATTTCCAATGGGGATGCTACTTTGGGTCAGACTGTTGCTGTTATTAATTACTCCTTGCGAACGATTGGAGCACTATCAGCGATATCTGGTCTTGTTGTAACGTTTTCCCGCGCTCGGGCCTCCTCTCAGCGTGTTTCAGAAGTTATGGAAGCGGGAGCTGGAGTTCATGAAGGCGGGACTTTGCAAGGCGAACCGATTCAGGGCCACGTTAAATTTGAAGGCGTTTGCTTTAAGTATCCTAATAGTGATATCTCTGTCCTGGAGGACATTCATTTTGAAGTAGCTGCTGGTGAGCGAGTAGCGATTATGGGGGCGACCGGATCTGGAAAATCCTCACTCGTGAGTCTGATTCCGCGCTTGTATGAAGAGACTGACGGCACCATTTGGATTGACGGTGAAAAAAGTGCTGATATTGATATTTTCAGACTGCGGAGATCGATAGGTTATGTGCCTCAGGAATTGCAGCTTTTCAGCGGATCAATCCGCAATAATATTGCATGGGGCAATGAACACGCCACACTGGAACAAATCCAACAAGCAGCGGCGGCTGCACAAATTCACGAGACGGTAAAAGGGTTGCCGGATGGCTATGACACGATGCTTGGTCAACGAGGGGTTAATCTCTCCGGCGGACAAAAGCAGCGGTTAACGATTGCCCGCGCACTTGTTAGGAAACCGGCTATGTTGATCCTTGATGACAGCACCAGTGCACTTGATGCGGTTACGGAAGGGCTTTTGCTGGAGGCGCTAAAGGATATCTCCTGTACAACCTTTTTGATTACTCAGAAAATCAGTTCAACGGCATCAGCCGATTTGATCCTGTTGCTGGATGAGGGACGATTAATTGGCAAAGGCTCGCATAAGGAGCTTATGGCAAGCTCCGAGCTGTACCGCAAGATTTATGAATCACAGGTAGAGGAGGCGAAGCAGCATGTTCAAAGCATTAATTGA
- a CDS encoding thymidine kinase codes for MAQLFFKYGAMNSGKSIEILKVAHNYEEQGKSVLIFTPSIDDRDEVGFISSRIGLRKQAIPIDENTDIYNIVSSNQPKPHCVLIDECQFLSKECILQLVRIVDELGIPVMAFGLKNDFQNQLFEGSKYMLIYADKIEEMKTICWFCERKATMALRVENGKPVYSGKQIQIGGNEAYYPVCRKCHKNPPL; via the coding sequence GTGGCACAATTGTTTTTCAAATACGGAGCAATGAACAGTGGTAAATCTATTGAGATACTCAAGGTTGCACATAATTATGAAGAGCAGGGGAAATCGGTGCTTATTTTCACTCCATCCATAGACGACCGGGACGAGGTTGGTTTTATTTCTTCTCGTATTGGGCTTCGGAAACAAGCAATCCCCATCGATGAGAACACAGATATTTATAATATCGTCAGCAGTAACCAACCTAAACCACACTGTGTACTTATTGATGAATGTCAATTTCTAAGCAAGGAATGTATTCTCCAGCTAGTGCGTATCGTTGATGAGCTGGGTATTCCGGTAATGGCCTTCGGACTTAAAAATGATTTTCAGAATCAGTTATTTGAAGGCAGCAAATATATGCTGATCTACGCTGATAAAATTGAGGAAATGAAGACGATCTGCTGGTTCTGCGAGCGCAAAGCTACTATGGCTCTACGAGTAGAAAACGGCAAGCCCGTATATAGCGGCAAGCAAATCCAGATTGGTGGTAATGAAGCTTACTATCCGGTATGCCGCAAATGTCACAAGAATCCACCGCTATAG
- a CDS encoding DinB family protein has product MDRRPESSEYLEELSKYVDLVPAEGDIITIFREQTDEICTFISNLTEEQGDYRYAPEKWSIKEMVGHLADTGRIMSYRLLCIARGDTTPLPGFEEKDYVLTANFEAHTLKALLAHYNLVRESTLLLMETLPEEAWIRKGTVNEATLSARAQACIMIGHDHHHLNILKERYLG; this is encoded by the coding sequence ATGGATCGACGTCCAGAAAGCAGTGAGTATCTCGAAGAATTATCAAAATATGTCGATTTAGTGCCAGCTGAAGGAGACATCATTACTATTTTTAGAGAGCAGACGGATGAGATTTGCACTTTTATTTCGAATCTTACGGAAGAACAAGGGGACTATCGTTACGCTCCGGAGAAATGGAGTATCAAGGAAATGGTCGGACATCTGGCTGATACCGGAAGAATCATGTCCTACCGTTTATTGTGCATCGCCAGAGGGGATACGACTCCACTGCCGGGTTTTGAAGAGAAAGACTATGTACTTACCGCCAATTTCGAAGCGCACACTTTAAAAGCGTTGCTGGCCCACTACAATCTTGTTCGAGAATCGACATTACTCCTAATGGAAACTCTGCCGGAGGAAGCATGGATCCGGAAGGGAACTGTTAACGAGGCTACTCTTTCTGCGAGAGCTCAGGCCTGCATTATGATTGGACATGACCATCATCATTTGAATATTCTTAAAGAAAGATATTTAGGGTAA
- a CDS encoding accessory gene regulator ArgB-like protein produces MNHLSLKIVEFIKKSNPEQTHSIEIMHYALSIILNTLLIIMTSLCIGGLTGQLKETFLALFSFILLRMSSGGVHLKSARSCNIVSIFICSLIPHITYLIHNHLIWINLFSLLVMILCAPNPDVNAQIPKEWYLGLKIISIILVSLNFWIHSSVIGLAFLVQSFTVIIPLQRRSIR; encoded by the coding sequence ATGAATCATTTATCTCTTAAAATTGTTGAGTTCATTAAGAAAAGTAATCCAGAGCAAACGCATTCTATTGAAATCATGCATTATGCCCTTAGCATTATTCTGAATACTTTATTAATTATTATGACTTCATTATGCATTGGCGGGCTCACTGGACAGCTAAAAGAAACATTCTTAGCCTTATTCAGTTTCATACTCCTAAGAATGTCATCTGGTGGTGTGCATTTAAAATCCGCAAGGTCCTGCAATATTGTATCTATCTTTATCTGTTCACTTATCCCTCATATTACCTATCTAATACATAACCATTTGATTTGGATTAATCTTTTTTCTTTACTTGTAATGATCTTATGTGCTCCGAATCCTGATGTTAATGCTCAAATCCCCAAAGAATGGTATTTGGGTTTAAAGATCATTTCCATAATTCTGGTTTCTTTGAATTTTTGGATCCATTCGTCTGTCATTGGATTGGCATTTTTAGTTCAATCCTTTACAGTTATAATCCCATTACAAAGGAGGTCAATCAGATGA
- a CDS encoding cyclic lactone autoinducer peptide, which produces MKKTLARYASNLLGTSAQVFTKILKPAAYSPEIPKELRK; this is translated from the coding sequence ATGAAAAAAACCTTAGCTCGTTATGCTTCTAACCTACTGGGTACTTCTGCTCAAGTTTTTACAAAAATTCTAAAACCAGCAGCTTACAGCCCTGAAATTCCAAAAG